The genomic interval aaaaaattaaaaagaatggATATGTAGGAATTAAACATGccaaaaaaaattcctttttaagctgctttttgaaaaaaaaaaaaataacaataaatgacaaaaaatgaagaggAGCATTCCTATATGGAACATTTTAAAACGTCAGTGGCAAATATGAATGtatctattatatataaacttcagtacataaatgtaaatatatgaatatataatacttagGGAATCGGTTTGCTTAAACTTTAAACAGAACTTACACATGTAGGACTtccattttaatatatttaaaatgatattaCAATAAAGCagttgtgtatatatttttaaagttaataataagtaaaacttcaaaaaaataaaaaaaaaatttcaaacgTTCTCCTTTTAAGggggaaaataaataatcattaaaaaatgaacgtGAAAAGTGGTTAGcatgtaattatttaaaacattttgaaGGAAACCCTTCGATTATGAAAGAGCAAAAAAACGGAGAAAaactaaatataaatacaaattgctaaaaaaaaagttgtaCCTTTTTAAGAAACGCTTAAcaaattcattttaaataaaggGATGGGATGTTCCCCAATGACAATGGTAAGTCATTACCTTTGTTtacaaaagaatataatatgtaatacAAGGACGCACACATGCGCGCACATTTTAACGACATTTTTTGTGAGTAAAATATTGCTCATCTTGTTCCTGTAATAATTCAACATTCTTGTAGAGATAGTTTAGatagtttatattttcaGTCAGAGTgcataaattttcaaatattcaatttgtaatatataattagcAATTTtagtatctttttttttttttttttttatctaaaaatatgctataaaatttgttataaaatatgctcgaaaatattatgcatttgaaaaattaatgatatCACAGTGACATTAACAGAATTTCCAATTAATTTATACCTTTGTctatttgttaaaaattcAGGAAATTCAAAATGATGACACAtgcatattttcttttctcttttgGTATCCCTCTCTTCTTTCTTGTCGTCTTGGTCAACTCTCTGATATGTACTTTGTTCACCATTTGTGCACGTTTGCACGGTTAAATGGAGACCCGAATTTAATAAACATGAACTAATATTACATACATCACAATAATGAACATTAATGGTGTAAGAACATTTATGATTAACATGATCAAGATtccaatatatatttccgtacgtgttttttttctttttatccaACCCATTTTCTTTTAAGTTATTTTCGTTTGTATGCATTTTATATCCCATTAATCTACTTATTTCTGTAGGTGTAAAATACCGGACTttgttttcatattttttcatctccttttttttgttttttttttttcccctcaCTTCGTCATCAGTATAAGTGACGTTTTGATCAGATATCCCACTGGAATAATTTTCCTTCGATAGATTACTAATTCGAATATTTGAggaaaatgatttttttatgtcttgtttttctttattccttgaaatatataatatagaacCTGACCCATTTATGTACCTTCCATAATTGGATGTAAAACACATGGCATGTAATTTTTTCGAATTTATTTCCTCTTTCTTATTATTGTCAATGGCGATACTTTTTAtcaattcatttttttcagtaTAATATTCATACGAATTAAAGCAGcaaatatttccatttttgttaatatcaATAATATCAAAGCAATAGGATGagaatttatgaaaaatatccttctttatttgaaattcatttaaatgtttattaaacatatttatgtctTTTGATTTATTACAAATTAGAGGAAATTTATCATTTGTGTCTATAAAAGTCATCAAACTGggtgtataaaaaataccctttttttcatttttccttaaGTTTTCCATATtcttaaaagaaatataattttttggtaTTAATGAATTGCTATATAATAATGCACTTATACTATTTTCAAATGTTTTGTTTGgtgtttgtttatttaaattaggtttttttttacatatacaataGAAACGAAGTCGTTCATTTGGTATTCCAAACTGTAACGGTGAAAGAAGATATGtctggaaaaaataatttcttttaattgaatttataaaatataaaaaagagtaaGATATTTCAAAGTTTTTAACATtctcaataaatatatattccgGTAAATTTTCGacatttatatcttttaataaattgcaaatatgaataaaactATGTGTTCTTTTATCCTTTTCAATATCTAAATAATctactatatttatatttaactcgttgatattaaaattttcccCTCTAGTTACTGCTTTTTCGTAAGACATATAATTCTTATATGTGTCATCAGTATGgtcataattaattttattgctAACAAATTTAGTGTGACTGTATGGGTTATTATTAACAGCGGCTATATCTATATTGTCCTTACAGCTACATTTGTCATTACGTGTAAGACTCTCACAAAATTTTGacatttcattattatctaTAGTATCACCAGGAATGAAAGTATTTTCATGGTCATTTTCATGTTCATTTGTATGGCCCTTTTCATGTTCATTTGTATGGCCCTTTTCATGTTCATTTGTGTggctctttttattttcattattatttttatttttttgtttttctacATTTGGGCATTCCCCTTTTGtggaattatatttatgacataattcttttaaattaatttccttacattttttattttgtcttgTATATGGTTGGCATGGATtagatattaataaaaatgtaaatttgtGATACTCAAAAAATGGAGCACTCAGATTATTTATATCCGTTTGAATGATGTAATTTGCACTTAAATGGTCTCTTTCTCCAGAATTATTTGCATTGTTAGTATCTTTATTTTCCtcatatgaaataaaagaatcTCCTGcttttttgtacattttattgatacttttactttttacattttttaaaaatttattaatgtcTTTTTTACTTGTTAAATAGATAGAGCTGTCCTTAAAATTGTGATAGTAGGTTTGGTTTGCAATTGGACTAATATCtaacgaaataaaatgaaatatgtcttttatatcatttatttgtacAACTTCCCTTCCCCTATTACAGTCTTCACCCGAATTATCAACATAATTTATTAGAGCTTGTAATAAACTGAAGTGTAAACCTCCAATTCCACTATAAAGTTctaatacttttattttttccatcgAACGTCATGTTATTTGATATCTTAAATTTCACTCTTTCACTTTAAAATAAGTACATTTTGAGTAGCTGAATAAAtcagaaataaataattaattattgtaCCTTCTTTTCAAAcacataagaaaaaatataaaaattgagAGCAAGATGGGAGAGATTATAGACCCATTATTTCGTGTTCACTCTAAAACTACCTC from Plasmodium brasilianum strain Bolivian I chromosome 2, whole genome shotgun sequence carries:
- a CDS encoding DNA (cytosine-5)-methyltransferase, coding for MEKIKVLELYSGIGGLHFSLLQALINYVDNSGEDCNRGREVVQINDIKDIFHFISLDISPIANQTYYHNFKDSSIYLTSKKDINKFLKNVKSKSINKMYKKAGDSFISYEENKDTNNANNSGERDHLSANYIIQTDINNLSAPFFEYHKFTFLLISNPCQPYTRQNKKCKEINLKELCHKYNSTKGECPNVEKQKNKNNNENKKSHTNEHEKGHTNEHEKGHTNEHENDHENTFIPGDTIDNNEMSKFCESLTRNDKCSCKDNIDIAAVNNNPYSHTKFVSNKINYDHTDDTYKNYMSYEKAVTRGENFNINELNINIVDYLDIEKDKRTHSFIHICNLLKDINVENLPEYIFIENVKNFEISYSFLYFINSIKRNYFFQTYLLSPLQFGIPNERLRFYCICKKKPNLNKQTPNKTFENSISALLYSNSLIPKNYISFKNMENLRKNEKKGIFYTPSLMTFIDTNDKFPLICNKSKDINMFNKHLNEFQIKKDIFHKFSSYCFDIIDINKNGNICCFNSYEYYTEKNELIKSIAIDNNKKEEINSKKLHAMCFTSNYGRYINGSGSILYISRNKEKQDIKKSFSSNIRISNLSKENYSSGISDQNVTYTDDEVRGKKKNKKKEMKKYENKVRYFTPTEISRLMGYKMHTNENNLKENGLDKKKKNTYGNIYWNLDHVNHKCSYTINVHYCDVCNISSCLLNSGLHLTVQTCTNGEQSTYQRVDQDDKKEERDTKREKKICMCHHFEFPEFLTNRQRYKLIGNSVNVTVISLIFQMHNIFEHIL